A segment of the Phocoena sinus isolate mPhoSin1 chromosome 11, mPhoSin1.pri, whole genome shotgun sequence genome:
TctgttccctccccttcctccagccccactcccccTACCGCCCCGCAGGGAGAGCCCGAggcgggcaggcgggcgggcCGGCAGGCGGGCAGCGGGTGGCGGGCGGCAGCTCTGGCTCAGGCTGCTGCGCAGGAGCGGGCGGCGGGTTTCCCATGGCAACGGTATCGTCATCGCCGCTCGCCCCGCCTCCTGCCCGGCCTAGACCACGCGGGCACACGAGGTTTGCGCACACCCGATGTTCGGGAGCGGTGGGGCGCTCTTCCCCTGGGTGTAGGGCCAGACAACAGGTGGCCAGGTGGAAGCCTGGGACGGAcagggggtagggaggggagaATAGAGGCACATCAGGTGGAGACGGCATTTGAGACAGGTTACACggttcttttgctcattttctcgTCGTTCCCCGTTCCTAAGGGCCAGACCCCTCGGTGCCTTCGCCTGGATCCCAGGGacgccccccaccctcccaccccgtcCAGTTCGGAAGTCCCAAGGGCCCTTTAATTCGCGCCTCGCCCCGCCCCCCGCGACAAGAGGCGCCGCGTGCGCGGGCGTTCCAGGCGCGAGGAATTCCTCGCGTGCCCCTCGCCAAGATGGCTGCCTCGCAGTGGCGGCGGCGGGAGACCCTGCCCGTGGAGGCGGCCTCAGCTGCCAGGCCCAGTGGAACCCCAAAGGGTCCTTGAAGCAGGTGAGCCTTAGGTAGATGCAACGCGCTGGTGCCGTTCCTTTCCCAGGTGATTAGGGCACTGCTGATGCTCTGACGTCCTCAGTATCCGTGGGACTGGAGTAGCCAAAATGAAGGGGGGGTGGTACCAGGAGAGCAGGCTGCAGTGGCTGTGGGGTCGTGAAAAGTGGTCGGAGCTTTCAGTAAGGGCACACTGCACAATACAGGCAGTGCCCTTAGAACGTTGTCCACTGGTGATAGTGTTAGGGGCCTCATATCACATAGGATCACATAGCGTGAATGAAGGGCACATCTTTCTTAGTCCCTTTATTAGAAGGGAAAAACGCTAACCCAGATTTACTAGggtaatgaattaaaaaaataataatataaacatagTGAAGGGAGATCAAAGATTCTGTTCCCTCCATTAACCACCTAAGTGGAACAGATTAAATGGGTAGTGGGAGAGGATGGTGCTGTGCTTGGGGTGGTTATCGCTTTAAGAGTAAATAGCACTCTTGAAGAGAAAGGACTGAGGGAACTCCTGAAGAAAGCTTTGTACCCCTGGGCCCAGTATAACCAGGGCAAAGCCAACTTTGGCTTCAAATGTGCACCTCCACAGAAAAATTATCCCTACACAATGGCCCAGGTGCATAAGGGCCTTGTAATGACATGGTGTTGAGTCTGGAAGTTTTTGTCCAGTTGTCACTGCTCCATAGGCATCCAAGAGTGAGGGCTGAGCCCAGACCTAAGCCGGGTGCACTGTTCCATCAGACTTATGGTTCTTGAGTTTGAGGCCTCCCTGAGGCTGCATGGATCTTGTGCTCCCTGCCCTGGGGTCAGGTTCCATATTCAGTCTTTCAATGCAGTCTGGGCTGTCCCACTTTCATTCTGCTTGGATAGGGGTATAATGAAGTGACATGTGACATTACCACCACTGACAGAACAGGAAAGTGTACAGGAAGTAGGGTGGCAGGGAGGACCACTGGAACGGGTAGCTGTAGTTCCAGACTTCAATCAACATTTTAATTACCAAGTCTATATTTAGCAAGACAATGTGGAAGAGataaacaggaaggaaggggtaGATGGTGAGAGGACCTCGGAGGAGCTGACCCACTTTCCGCACTGGCTGCAGAGCCCTGCAGTCCCAGCCAGGACTTCCTGGCCTTGTGCCCTTCAGAAGCTCGACAGGCATCAAGGAGGTGCTTAAGTGGCTATAGCTCTGTGGCAGCTGCAGACCCCTCAAAGAGACACATGTCATCAGTACTGTCCTTCAGTCTTCCTCCACTCTGCAGCTGGGGGAAAGGGGGCCGGCCAAGGATCTCAGGTGGGGTCAGTGTGACTGCAGGGTCACCGCGACAGCCTTGGCTGTGGCGTTGAGCGCAGTGGTGGGAAGCCTAGCAGCAGGGAGCACAGCGGGGATGTCTCTGGGGACCCTCTGCATGGGTGGGATGTTGGGGCCCTCCAGCGTGTCCAGGATCCCTGAAAGGAGGAGGATGGAAAGTAAGTGAGGGTTGGTAGGGCCCTGCCCTAGGCAGCTGTCCTCCCTCTCCCCCGCACCCCTCCTGTCACTTACCCTCTACCACCTTGTGGTAGGCAAAATGCAGATAGAGCAGGAAAAGCATGTGCAGGGTAGCCAGGGTGCCACAGAGGAGCAGCCGCTGTGTGGGGCCCACAGTCCGTGACACCAACACTGCCACCTAGGGCAACAGGAATACAGTTCAGAGGGCCTGATCCAAGTGACTAGTGTAGAGAAGCCACTCTTACCCAGAGCAGAACCGTCTTTGGGCTCTTCCCTCCCATTCAGAGCCCCTTGTGGGACTGGGCCTGAGCTCTGGGCTGTTTTCCCTACTCCTTCGGAGGACAGCCCACCCCTGGAAACCTCCTGGCGAGCTTACCATGCGCAGGGTGGAcagcccacccaccagcagccAGAAGAGGTAGAAGAGAGCATGGAGGTGGATGTTATAGGTGATGAACAGGACAATGCAGTGCCCAAGAGGCCGTAGCCTAGGAAAGAGGATGGCGGAGAGGAAAATCACTCAGGCTGGGCTGGCCTCTGGACCCTCAAGGGGACCCTGAGAAATAAATGGTCCATTGGCCAGCTCACCCCATTCCAGGCCCTGGGGCCCCTAGGACAGATGCAGACCAAAGCCTGGTTACTCTTTTAAGATCACCGTTGCCCACCACCATGCTGGACTCCTTACCAGCAGTGCCAGCATCTGGAGCATGGTGATCTGGGCATTGCACAGGTAGGCGAGGAAGTAAATGAAGGACGAGACGCCCAGCCAGTAGCCGAAGCAGGTGCCAATGGCTGTGCCCATCAGGGTGCCCTCCCGCTGTGGGGTGAAGGCTTTAATTAGTCCTGGGAGGCCTCTTAGCTCACTCAGGGCCTTCCTCAGGGGCTGCTTCTATCTTACTCCACCATCGTCTCCTTGGGCAGCTTTCAACTCATATCAGCCACCCCCCAAAGTCCTCTGTCCTGCTTACGATAATGGTGTCAGACGTCTTCATCCCATGGAGGAGGATGGCCACCAGCGTGAAGACAAGCATGAGAGGTCCGTAAAGCTCACCTGCGATTTTCTGTCAATACACCAACTCATTCAGGCTGGAGGGTACAGTGGCTCTTCCGTTTATGCCTTCCCAGGCTTTGCGTGGGGGCCCCACCCTCTGCCCTAGTGCCTCCCCCGGCTCTTCCAGACATGCTACCCGCTATTCACCTGGGGGAAGTTGACCATCTTGATAGGGATCATGGACTCCAGGagcctgggaggggagaggagagatgagAGCAGAGGCAGCACTAGGCTGTGAGGTTCTGGAAAGCCTGAATCTTAGTCATCTTGCTAACTGAAGAGAACATGCTGGATGGTAAAGGGAGAAGAGGGTGGTAAAGACAGACAAGGAATGAGGAAATCACTTTTTTGCCCCTGAATGCTTCCAGGAAGAACAGCCTTCTAATGCTGTGCTGACTGATGCAGCAGCAACACGGAGAATTTAGAAAGccctgctgggccctgggagaGGGCTTGGACCCCGTTACCTATGTGACCTGCTCCCCTTTAAACCTCAGCAGAGAATGCCCCAAATTCAAGGCTGTGATAGTAAAGCCCTGAGAAAGGTTTAGAGGGAACGTTGTTACTTGAGGGAACCAGCGTGCCTCCTGCCTCGTCCTGCTTATCATTCCTCCAGGCACCACTGAGCATTTTCTTGAAGAATATATTTGAAGTGGTATGaaaattccaggcagaaggaataaaaGTACCAATAACTTCCCCACTTCTTAAGTGACTAGCTAGCTCCTAATAATACCCTGGATCTTGACTAAATTTTACTTCCTCTGAGAAAGCTGCCCTGTCCAATCCTCCAACCAACCCTGGGTCAGGTGTCCCTCCTGCGTGTCCCTTCATGGCAAATGAGTGCTCAAGGGCTGCACTCCAGGGTAAGGCTCCATCTATCTTCACCACTGAATCAGACACAACTACTGTAGTGCCTGACGCAGAGCAaaagctcagtaaatacttgctgaGTGGTACGGGTATTTGATAAGCATTGGTTGAATTAAAGGATGAGCAAAGAACGAAACCAAGATTAAATCCAGCTCTTGAAAAGTCATTCAACAACTAGGTACCGATATTCGAGTTCAGAGTCTGTTCTGGTGCTGGgaataaaaatgtgaaacagtGCCTGCTTTTGAAAAGGAGGTCTCTGGGGAGACAGACCCAGAAATAAGAAAGTACAGCACTGCTGAAGTGTTATCTGTTAGAGGAAAGCGCAGAGCTCTATTGGAGCACCAGGAAAGGACAAACTGGCAATGGGGAGCAAAGGAAGTGACATCTGAGCTAAGCTTTGAGGGAACGTGAGTAGTTCGCTagatggagaagaggaggaaggcaaTGTGTTATCGCCATGCCCTGTTCCGTGACTGGTAAGACGTATAATGTGGCTGGGGTCATGAAGAGGGGAGTCTAAGGGTTTGGTGTCCAGCTGTAGTTTGGATGAAGGACTAGGTGTTAGGGGGGCAGCTTCTGTCAGGAGGAAGATCCTCACCTGCTTCGCACCTGGGCAGGCTCCACATCAAAGTAGGGTCTCAGGATGTCGATGTTGGCATACAAGCTGAAGGCCCTGGAGGCTTGTCTCTTCCCTGCCTGCCACATCTGAAGCAAGGAAGAcgggtggggggggagggtaCTGTGAGACTCTTGGCTctattgcttattttttattggatGTCTACATGGTTCTAACTGGACAACCCGGGATGAACTTCACCAACACCAACTCCAGAACCAGGGGCCTCCGAGGTATACTTTTCCACCTGTCAGGGAGCCAGTCTTGCTTACCTGATCAGCCACCTGCCGGCCCAATTGTCCTTTAAAGCCCTTCATGCCCAGGAACTCCCCGTCCTCTTCCTCAGCAGCAGCTGCATCAGCATCCACTTCTTCCTCACGCAGGCGCTGATGCAACTCACCCATGTCCTCGAAGCTGGAGCCTGAGGTGTCATCCATGTTCTCCATGTCAATCACAGCTGAGCCCCCACCCTGTGAAGACAACAGATCCTAAAGTGCAATGCCCTTCTGCTCCATCCGTTAAGTCCTTCTCTGTTCACCACAGAGTTTGGGTCTCTGTTCTTACACTGCAGGGGATATGGCTTGGCATTACCATAGATCACGCCATTCTCTCCCCCTCATTTGCTCTCAGAACCCTTGGTTGTTTGTCTGTCTTTTCTAGACTGGGAAACCTATTCCCTGTCTTCCATACACGTCTTTCTCCTACCTTCCCTACCAAAGCCCCCTAAGGGCTACAAAAGTGCCCATTTCCTTTGTCTTTCCCAACCCCAAAACAAGGTTGTGCGCACACAGTGTGGTTTTGGCTAGTGAATCCCGCCCACCCCCAAGCCCACTCCAGCCCCGCGCCATGCCTGACCCCGACCGACCTTCTAACTTGTGCGGAAAGCAAGAGCAAGCGGGCCCAGAGACCTGAGGCCCCTGGTCGGAGCCGTGGGGCTATTACCTGGATGTTTTCTTCGAACCCTCCCCATTCCGGGCCAGCCCCATTTCGGGCGCCGCCGGCCGGCGCCGCCGGAGTTGCCATGTCCCTCGAGGGCTCCCGTCGCTGAAGCCCGCGCTAGTCCCGCGCGCGGAAGAGGAGTGGGAGAGACGTGGGCCTAACGCAGGGACAGGTCCACGGACGAGAAAGAAAGGAGGATCCGTCGGAACGCAAAAAAGAGAAACCCGGATGTTTGGCCCAAACTGACTTCCGGTAGCTGGAGACGTGGACGGAGGCGGGGCAGGGTCTCGCGATATCTAAGATTCCAGGAGGTGATGTGTTGCCACGGAGACGGAGGAGGGCCACTAGGACGCACGCACCAGTTAGGTGCCCTGGTCACGTGGAGGAGTTGAAGATGGCGGCGGCCCAGGCAGTGGAGGAAATGCGGAGGCGCGTGGTTTTAGGGGAGTTCGGGGTTCGCAATGTAAGCCTTGTGGCCTTGAGCTCGGGAGGAGAAATGGGAGCGGAACAGGGATGAGTTGGGGTCAGAGTGGGGACAGGCTTGGCCTCGCTGCCCCTTCGCGGACAGGCTCGTCTCCCTTTGCTCTAGGTTCATACCACCGACTTTCCCGGTAACTATTCGGGCTACGATGATGCCTGGGACCAGGACCGCTTCGAAAaggtgggtggagctggaggtGCCCGGAGAGAGTACGGGGATCGGACCTTGTAGTCTGAGTAGCCTGTGCCTCAGAAGCTGTCCTTGTGGTGCTGTTCAGGCTAAATTAAAGGTCCAGGTTCTTGTTCTGCCTGTCCAAAAGAATCTGGACAGGGAACGCAAGAAAGGTCACACACAGAGACTAAGGCgtagagagaaacaaagaagcaaTTTATTAAGGGGCAGAAGGGAAAGTACGTACTCAGAGAAGAATGAGGGCGTCCTCGCGAGTGAGGGGCGCACCCGAGGAGTTTTGTGACCACCACCCCCGGGGTGCGATCTTGATTGCACCTGGTTACATCAGCTTCTCTTGCGTGTTGGTCTTTTAAAGCCACCACACTTCTGAAAGctgttttcccttaaatttttcCTTAGCGCCAGGTGTGGAAGGTTGTATAGCAGCCACCCGCAGCCTGTGCATTTTTATTGCTCATGCTCCGCCAAGCTCTAGCTCTGTGGGTTTTCTGGTCAGGGTTCTCTGTTTAGGTATCACGAAGTTTAATCAAGGTTTAATTTATGTTCTTGTTGCTGATGGCCATTCCTCCATGCTTCACAGTCTCATTAAGTGCAAAACAAGGAGAGGTGGCTTTGCCTGTTGCCTGAAGTCTGTGTTTGAGGAGCCTGTCCTTGGGTCCAGCCCTGTCTTTCCTGCCTCAATTCCACCCTGAAAGAGTTCCTTTCCAAAATCTTTTGGGGTTATTCAGGGCCAAAAGTCTCAttcttctgtaacttcttcaaGCTGGCAGGGGCAGTCTTCCCTTGTCTGACCCTGGGAATGAAACTTTCCTCCTTTCTGGTCAAGGAGTCCCAAGATTTCCATAGAGGCCTCAGCAGTAGGCAGTGGCTGGAGTCCCTGTATGACCATCATGTTTATGTCAAATTGTTGCAACCTGGAGGAAACAAATTTAACAAGCAAGTAAAAAGGCAGGGGCCAGAAATCAGCAAAAGTATTAATGCAGCCAGAGGTCCAAGGGTGCCTTTGGTTATATCCTTTTGACTGCAGTCCATGTGGAGTGGGCACTGGGGTTATCCTTTCCAAAACTGTAACACCTGGCCAGGGGTGTTGATGTAGGTGTAACATGTTTTGTTGATAACTGCACATATCCTTACCTGCTCAGCTAGGAGATAATCCAAGACCAGTCTATTATCCATCACCACATTAGCTAGGGAATTAAGAGATGTTGAGAGTCGAGAGAGTGAGTCCCCTCTGGTCCTGGCCAGGGTAGACAGAGTATCTGACAGGTTATAAAGTGTTGCCTCGTGGTAGGCaaagccccctcccccccgccccgtggAGCTGCCAAACCAATAGCAACTCCTTTTTTTGCCAGGATGAGTCCAGTTGCCCTCTTATTTCAGGAATGGGATTATAAATGGTTATACTGAGGTCCCTCTGATTACTTAGTTGGCCTAGCATGCATTGTCCCACTATCAGGGCATTATCTAGATAAGGAGAGGCCTTAGCCAatcccagggaagggaaggaggaattgGGGTTGTCATCTAAAATATCTGGGGTATTTTGGTCTCTTTTCTTTGGTTCAATGAAACAAATCTGACATGATTCCTTCAATGAAGGTTTTGGTATAGCATCATAAAAGCCTGCACGTAAGGATCCTCAGTCTATTTCTCTAGTTTCCTGCAAAATAAATCCAGTTGTGAAATAGTATCATAATTTGAAGAGCCATTTTGGAGCCAGGTTTCCCTGACCCTTACTTGTATTGAGGCCAAAATGTGTTGCAGAAAAAGATGAGTTTCTTGTGTTTTAGCTCATCAACGTTGAATTCCCTCCAGTTTTTCAGGATGCGTCCTAAGAGGGACTGCTCGGGTATTGAAGGGGCACCTCCTATGGTGTTTATACCTAAAgtggacagaaaagaaaacagcacaaAAATCAGGGCATCCTGTGAGTTTTGCTCTCGGCTTTGGTAACAGCAAGGGCGTCGCCTTCTACCAGTTACCTACTTCCTAGGCCTTGGAGGCGTCCCCTCAGTGACCTTACTAGTCCTTGGATGTCTCCAAGGAGAGAGGGTCTGGGACCCTGCCCATTTGTCCCTGTTGGCCAGGTAGGGGGattgccatttctttttctatgcttCTTTTTGATATAGGGCATGACCAGTAATGTGTCTGCCTGTGGTGCCCAGATGTATCCACTTTTCTTATGAATCTAAGAATCCTTCATAGTGGTGGAATTGCCACCTAGCTCGGGAAtctaagattttaaataaaacttctatATTTAAAGACATTAATGGAAGAGGActcctcagagagagagagagagagagagagagagataaagccTGCCTTGGAAGCTTTGGATATTGCCAGAGTAAGCAGATCTTTCCTAAAAGTGAGACCCAAGGAATTAAGCCATGAGTAATTTTTGAAAGATTTACAGTTGCATTAAGTTCCTATTCCCCTAACGCAGACACCCAAAGGAGGGAGACAAAGGTTAGGATGAATAACGATTTTGTGGTGGCAGCGGCAGTGGTGAGCTAAAAACAAACAGTCCTTTTTAAACCCGGCATGGACAGAGCAGAGCCCTCTCTGGTAAAGGTGCTGAATCAAGACGACACTCAGAAAGGATTACCAGAGCAGCGAGAAGGAACACGAGGAGGACGACAGGTATCCAGGTTCCCCAAAGCATATTGATTAGTTTATGGGCGGACTGGTGTAACGGGGCGGAAGGAAAATAGTGGCCATAGGTGCTTAGCCTTGGATTTATGAAGTTTTTTTGTCCTTCGTTAATAAGAACTTTAGGTTTGGAAGGGGGCTCACTCGCCTGTCTGGACTCTTCTGGTTGTCTGTGGTCCTCGATGTCCTGTGaagactggggaggagggagggataggTTTAACTCTAGACAGGTTTCCCGCTTAGCTAACAGTTGGTCATCCATTCTTGGTGTCCCCAAAATACTTATTTGGTCCTGTTGGGTTTGATAACAGGCAGAATAGGAGTACTGTGTGTGACTGACAAAAGACTAGTAACCTGCACCTAGTAATAATCAGCTTGGCCTGGGGGCCCTTCCTGGGGTGTCTCTGTCTCAGGCTCGAAAATTTATGGGTGTTAGGTTTCACCCAAATGTTAGGTCTCAGCCAGAGCAGTTTAAAAGTTGGGGCCTGTTCCTAGTCGCTGAAGTGTCTCCTGAGCTTTTATAACGTATTGTCCCGTTAAAGGATGGGGGCATTCAGGGACTACCGAGAAGGCATGTGAGACCAAATATTGTTCAGATTGGCAATTGAGTGGCTTAATGAAATACCAACTGTGGGGATTTTTATCAATACCAGGCAGCTTTTAACATTTGAGAGTCCAGCGTAATTGTTTAAAGACAGAACAAGTGGCTCCTGTATTGATTAAAAAATTAGACCCGCTTACCTGCCTTGTTAAGGATCACCTGAGGCTCTTCTGTTGAGATGGTGAATTTTTCCATGGGAGCCAAGGACCCCCGGCCCTGTCAGCTATCTGCAGCTACCATTTGGAGTTTCGAAACCCCTTTGTCCAAATCGGACATGGGACATTCTCACGTCTGATGGCCTGACTTTCCACAGTTTGGACATGGGGCAAGCAGTTTCGCCTTTTGCCCTCAGCAGGAACGGGTGCAGTGGCCTGGCTTACCACATTTGAAGCAGACCCCTTGTGGAGTCTGTTGATCTGGTGTCGTGTCTTCTCTTTGTCCCTGAGGTTGCAAGGCAAGACAGCAAGAGCTGTCAGTTGAGCCTGTTTCTTAGTTTGTTCCCCTTTGTGCCAGTTCCTCAGGGCTTCCTCTGCCTGGTCACGGTTATTAAATACCCCATAGGCCATATCTAGCAGCTAAGGCATCAGAGCCTGAGGGCCCAACTGTAACTTTTGGAGCTTTCACCTAATATCAGGGACAGACTAGCTGATAAAAATGTTGTCCCAGTAGGGACTAGTTCTTGGGGTGGAGGAGTCTGTGTTAGTGCATTCTCTAAAAACTTCCACAAGTTTAATCCTAGATGAGGCTCATTTGGTCAGAGAAGGAATTCAACTGCCTGGACTTGTCCCAAATTAATTAAGTACTGCTCTTAATGAGTTCACTGGTTTTACGTGCCCTTAGAGTTTAACTAGTTCTGAAATATAGCCCTCGATGGTCAGGGTCCCCAGGCAACGTGGGGTGCACAAAAGCCCAAAAGAGAAAATGTCCTTGGTGTCTCTGAATACTCCCAAAGGGTATGTCCCTGGGAGTAAAGATTACCCATGATCCTTCAGGGGCACCAAGCTCCTGCCAAAAGGAGGAGCATTGTCGGTCACGACTGCCTACGGGTGTCCCTGTTTTTCTCACTCCTGCTGACTGTAGCCTGTGTGAGGGTAGCGACCCCATCATACGGCAACCCTGCCAGCCCCTGTCCTGAGGCCCGTGTCCTCCCCTGGTGTCTGCGATAACCCAGGGTGAGCGACCTTCCTGAAGGCTTCAAGGCTTCTCTGTAGATTCTGTAGCCAGTGATTAATTCTTGTGTTCCTGGGGTGCATTCCCCTAAAATGGACATCCTTATAGTTCCAGGACCTGTTTAGGTTCTAGTTTTCATTCTCTGAAAGGGTGGTAAGTATCTGAAAATGGGTACCAGCCACTAAGGGAGGCGGTATGtgtaattatgttaaaaaaaaaaatctaagaaaacctCAGCTTTCTTCAACTTACAGTCTGTCCAAGTAAggctgtattttatatttttgctaatCTGAACCTGACAATAGTTAATCAAATGGTGGATAAGATAAACCCAGAGGGCAAAGCTCCTGTGGTTCAGGTCCCTGACTGCCTGTGAGCAGAGGCTGGCCTGACATGCCTTGCAACAATGAGAAGTGCAAGACCTAGCAGCAAGCTTGGAAAGCACCTGACAGATTCCTCTTCCCGCACTTCCGGGAGAACAAGACACGAAAATATGAGTGAGGTGGGCCGCATAGGCACGACGAAGAGCGAAAGAGAAAAGTAATGATAGGAAGTCAGGCAGCACCACCCAAGTGCAAGGGAGGTGGGAGGCTAAGACTTACCAGAGACCAAGATGAGGGGTAATTAACTTCCAGTAAATCTCCTGGCTTGCTTGCCAAAGACTGTTGCCAGACAGGCTAAATTAAAGGTCCAGGTTCTTGTTCTACCTGTCCAAAAGAATTTGGACAGGGAACGCAAAAAAAGtcacacagactgagagaaacAAAGCAGCAGTGTATTAAGGGGCAGAAGCAAACGCACTTGAAAAAGAACTCGGGCGTCCTCGCCAGTGAGGAGGGCATCTGAGGAGTTTTCTGACCCCCCCTCCTTTTATTTCAATGCCTTGAATGGATGCAGGTTTCTTTGATTAGGGGCAGAATATTCATTGGTGGGAGGATGGGGTGGGATCTTAATTGCACCTGGTTACATCTGCTTCTCTTGCGAGTCTGTCTCCTGAAGCCACTGCACGTGTGCTCTAAGAGCCATTTTTTCCCCTAGCAGTCAAGCACCAGGTGTGGAAGGTTGTATAGCAGTCAGCTGCAGCCTGTGCATTTTTATTGCTCATGCTGGGCTGAGCTCTGTGGGTTTTCTGGTCAGGGTTCCCTGTTCAGGTGTCACAAAGTTTAATCAAGGTTTAATGTATGTTCTTGTTGCTGATGCCATTCCTCCATGCTTCATAACCTCATTAAGTGCAACACAAGGAGAGGTGGCTTTGCCTTTTGCCTAATGTCTGTGTATGAGGAGGCTGTGCTTGGGTTGGGCCCTGTCTCTCCTGCCTCACTTGGGGTTTGCTCCGTATATCAAGCAACATGCTAGGTGCTTGGTATACACAACTTCTGCCCTGCTTTGCAAACAAGGTGTTCAGTCTTGTTGGAGAAGAGCATGCGTAGACAAATGAGTCCAGTGTAATGCGGTAAAGGCGGTTGAAAGCAAAAAAGGTGATGGGGCGGGTGTATCCTGCACAGGCACTTAATCCAGAATGAGAAGGGGGGGCAGAAGTATGGAAGATTTCCTGAAGGAGATGACATCTCAGTTCAGCCT
Coding sequences within it:
- the YIPF3 gene encoding protein YIPF3, whose product is MATPAAPAGGARNGAGPEWGGFEENIQGGGSAVIDMENMDDTSGSSFEDMGELHQRLREEEVDADAAAAEEEDGEFLGMKGFKGQLGRQVADQMWQAGKRQASRAFSLYANIDILRPYFDVEPAQVRSRLLESMIPIKMVNFPQKIAGELYGPLMLVFTLVAILLHGMKTSDTIIREGTLMGTAIGTCFGYWLGVSSFIYFLAYLCNAQITMLQMLALLGLRPLGHCIVLFITYNIHLHALFYLFWLLVGGLSTLRMVAVLVSRTVGPTQRLLLCGTLATLHMLFLLYLHFAYHKVVEGILDTLEGPNIPPMQRVPRDIPAVLPAARLPTTALNATAKAVAVTLQSH